From Suricata suricatta isolate VVHF042 chromosome 1, meerkat_22Aug2017_6uvM2_HiC, whole genome shotgun sequence, a single genomic window includes:
- the NKX2-6 gene encoding homeobox protein Nkx-2.6, whose amino-acid sequence MPLNLVTSTPFSVKDILRLEPEQIDPDFLRLREARGSPESFQCQRLAPEPRKSEVHSPCGAPVGNRDRRQDASGSPGGSPETVAEMDSAPAEEPQPGLGAASPLHGGTRGPDLRVGDTGHGARGHGTEQPKARQRRKPRVLFSQAQVLALERRFKQQRYLSAPEREHLAGALQLTPTQVKIWFQNRRYKCKRQRQDKSLELAGHPLAPRRVAVPVLVRDGKPCLGPGAPAFXXXXXXXXXXXXXXXXXXXXXXXAGYAGAPPGPAPPAPLASAGFGGSGPGAGPQSRLPATLQGVRAW is encoded by the exons ATGCCGCTGAACCTTGTCACCTCCACCCCCTTCTCGGTCAAAGACATCTTGAGGCTGGAGCCAGAGCAGATAGATCCCGACTTCCTGCGACTCCGGGAGGCTCGGGGGAGCCCTGAAAGTTTTCAGTGCCAGCGACTGGCCCCAGAACCGCGCAAGTCAGAGGTGCACAGCCCCTGCGGGGCCCCCGTCGGAAACCGCGACAGAAGGCAGGACGCGTCGGGATCTCCTGGTGGTTCCCCTGAGACGGTCGCAGAGATGGACTCAGCGCCGGCGGAGGAGCCAC AGCCGGGCCTCGGCGCAGCCTCGCCCCTCCACGGCGGGACCAGGGGGCCGGATCTCCGCGTCGGCGACACCGGCCACGGCGCGCGCGGCCACGGCACGGAGCAGCCCAAGGCGCGGCAGCGGCGGAAGCCACGCGTGCTCTTCTCGCAGGCGCAGGTGCTGGCGCTGGAGCGGCGCTTCAAGCAGCAGCGGTACCTGTCGGCGCCCGAGCGCGAGCACCTCGCCGGCGCGCTGCAGCTCACGCCCACGCAGGTCAAGATCTGGTTCCAGAACCGACGCTACAAGTGCAAGAGACAGCGCCAGGACAAGTCCCTAGAACTGGCGGGCCACCCCCTGGCGCCGCGCCGGGTGGCCGTGCCCGTGCTGGTGCGGGACGGCAAGCCGTGCCTGGGCCCCGGCGCGCCGGCTTTC NNNNNNNNNNNNNNNNNNNNNNNNNNNNNNNNNNNNNNNNNNNNNNNNNNNNNNNNNNNNNNNNNNNGCGCCGGCTACGCGGGCGCGCCTCCCGGTCCCGCGCCGCCCGCACCCCTGGCCAGCGCGGGCTTTGGCGGGAGTGGGCCTGGTGCCGGCCCTCAGAGCCGTCTGCCCGCCACGCTGCAGGGTGTCAGGGCCTGGTGA